The window GCCGGATTGGCCGCGCAGTTGCCCGGCGCATGCTTGGTTTCGATATGAAGGTGGTCTATTACGATGTCCGGCGGGATGTAGATATCGAGAATAGGCTCGGGATCTCCTATGTGAATTTCCATGAGGTATTCCGAGTATCTGATTTTGTGAGCGTTCATGTGCCACTTTCGCCCGAGACCCGCAAGTTGATTGGGGCCCGGGAGTTTTCCCTGATGAAACCGGGCGCATATTTCATCAATGCTGCGCGTGGCGGTGTCGTTGATTACGATGCTCTGCGCGAAGCCCTTGAAAATAGGACCATAGCGGGAGCTGCGGTAGATGTCATGCCAAATGAACCTCCATCACCAGACGATCCATTGCTCGGGCTCCCTAACTTGCTGGTTACACCTCATATTGGTACGGCTACTATTGAAACTCGCCGCGCCATGACCGCCGTGGTTGTCCGCAACATCGTTGCTGTCTTGAAAGGAGAGGCTCCGCCCAACTGGGTAAACAAGGATAGATTTTAATCTATGAGTCTATACATTACCCATATTTCTGGTAAAGGTTAGGTATGGGTACCAAAGAGGGTCGGATGTCCGAGCTCTGACGAGGATTTCGTCATCTATGCGCGAAGACTGGCGATATTATCGTCACCGCGGCGCAAAGCATGGTAATACTTATATGCGAGCATGAGGGCTTCCCGCAATCTCCCTGCAGAAATGAGGCTGTTGATCTTGCAAATGACCTGTTCCTGCGTAATCGTAAATGACCCATGCGACGGGCGCCATCCGGGCGGATCTTGGTGAGCGGCAGTTTTTTTGATACGATGATGGAGGGTTGATGATGAATTCTAGGGAAAGAGTTGTAAGGGCATTGAATCACCAGGTGCCTGATAGGGTGCCGATTGATTTCGACAGTACGCCTGTCTCCGGCATGCATGTAACCTGTGTAGCTGCTTTACGGGATTATTATGGCCTGGAAAAGCGGCCGGTCAAGATTCATGAGCCATTTCAAATGTTAGGCCAGATCGAGGATGATTTAAGAGACGCTATTGGTATTGATGTCATTGGTGTGAACGGACGAAATACTATGTTCGGCTTTCCCAATGAAAATTGGAAGTCTTGGAGATTCAATGGTTTGGAAGTACTTGTTCCGGAGAAGTTCAATACCACCACTGATGAGGCAGGGAATACTTATATTTATCCGGCCGGTGATTTAAACTCTCCTCCCAGTGGGAAAATGCCGGAAGGCGGTTATTACTTTGATGCGATCATCCGCCAGGAGCCAATTGACGAAGAGGCGTTGAACCCCGAGGATAACCTGGAAGAATATCAACCGATTTCCGATGAGGATCTGACCTATTTTGAAAATGCCATTAAAGACGCTGCAGCCAAAGGGAAGGCTGTCATCGCCAATTTCGGCGGCACCGGTTTGGGGGATATCGCCCTTGTACCTGGACCGGGTTTGAGATATCCCAAGGGAATCCGGGATGTCCAGGAATGGTATATTTCCACTGTGACGCGCCGGGAATATATTCATCAAGTCTTCGCGAAGCAAACCGAGATTGCGCTGGAAAATCTGGCCAAACTCAATCAAAGGATCGGCGGCTTGGTGGATGTGGTATTTGTCTGCGGCACGGATTTTGGAACCCAGGTCAGCACATTTTGCTCGGAAAAGACATTTCGGGAATTATGGCTGCCTTATTATCGACGGATTAACCAGTGGATTCATCGAAATACGCGATGGAAGACGTTCAAACATAGTTGTGGGGCCATCGAACCTTTTATTAATGCCTTCATTGAAGCGGGGTTTGATATCTTAAACCCTGTTCAGTGCTCGGCGGCGGGGATGGACCCTGAGCTCTTGAAAAGCAAATATGGGGACCGGGTTGTATTTTGGGGCGGCGGGGTTGATACGCAGAGGACGTTACCCTTTGGCACGCCGCGAGAGGTCCGGGATCAGGTTTTGCGACGCTGTGAAATCTTCTCGAAAAACGGTGGTTTTGTATTCAATGCCATTCACAATGTTCAGGCGAATACCCCGATCGCCAATATCGTGGCCATGATTGATGCGGTCCATGAGTTCAACGGGGATAGGTAATTTTTGTAAATAGGTTCCCATACCGATGCAAGCGAAGGATGGGGTGTAAATATATCTCAAGAAAGCAAGATCGGCGCCTCTCCTCAGGTCTTGCGACCGGGACGCCTGGTGCCGCGCAAAAGGGGTGGAAAGTGGCGTGGGCGGAAAAGACTTAATTTATGCCATCGAGGAACGAATTGGCCAGCCAGAGTTTTTTGTAGGTAGACATGAGGAGCTTTCCTTTTTCATAGAATGGGTGGACAATATACCTCGAAAGCTCTCCCGTTCCACCGCTCTTCTTTCCAGGAGAAAAAAGGGCAAAACCGCCTTGGTCGAGAGGCTGTATAATATCATTTACACCCGGAATAGCAATATCATTCCATTCTATTTTGAAGTAAAAGAGGGGAGTAGATGGATCGTCGATTTTGCGGAGCTTTTCTATAGGACATTCATATCCCAATATATAGGATTTAAAGCAAGGGATGTTGAATTCTGCCGGGATCCAAAACCCCTGGACATCCTCGAGGCCAAAGCTGGTGGACTTGGCCTCACAAAAATCGAAGAGAATATCCACGCTTTCAAACTCGCCCTCAAAAGCGGTCTTATAGATAATATATGGGATCATGCCCAGGCTGCACCTCACAGGATAGCAGGCATAAGTGGAGACTATATAGTTCAAATCATTGATGAATTCCAGTTCCTTAACAGTGAGATTTACTATGACAGGGAAAGGACCAAGGTTGCCAGTGACCTTGCAAGCACATATCTCTCCCTAGCCGAGTCCAAAATAGCCCCCCTGCTGGTTACAGGTAGCTGGGTAAGCTGGCTTAGAAATATCATCCACATGCAGCTGCCAGGGAGATTCGTGGAGATGGAGCTCGGCAACCTCACAGATGAAGAAGGCCTTGAGGCTGTGCTAAATTACAGCATCATGACAGGCGTGCCCGTAGCAGAAGATGTGGCGGTGTATCTCAACAAACTTGTGGATTCAGACCCATTTTATATAAGTGCTGTGATAAGGAGCCATTACAAGGGCAAGGACCTCACTACTGTGGATGGACTGCTCAATACCCTGGAATATGAGCTTCGTAGGGGGACTATTTATGGCACATGGCTTGAGTATATCGGAAGGACCTTGATGCAGGTAAATGATGTATATGCCAAGAAAATAGTGCTATTCT is drawn from Bacillota bacterium and contains these coding sequences:
- a CDS encoding D-glycerate dehydrogenase; the encoded protein is MKPIILITRIVPEEPLAPLYELGEVKIWDGPSVMPRERLLEEISEATALFCVAVRVDEELLSRAPRLKVVSNFGVGYDNIDVEAATARKIIVTNAPDVVTGATADLTAALILCAARRIVEAANYTRERRWRGWDADLMRGNDVHGKTLGLIGLGRIGRAVARRMLGFDMKVVYYDVRRDVDIENRLGISYVNFHEVFRVSDFVSVHVPLSPETRKLIGAREFSLMKPGAYFINAARGGVVDYDALREALENRTIAGAAVDVMPNEPPSPDDPLLGLPNLLVTPHIGTATIETRRAMTAVVVRNIVAVLKGEAPPNWVNKDRF
- a CDS encoding methyltransferase, producing the protein MMNSRERVVRALNHQVPDRVPIDFDSTPVSGMHVTCVAALRDYYGLEKRPVKIHEPFQMLGQIEDDLRDAIGIDVIGVNGRNTMFGFPNENWKSWRFNGLEVLVPEKFNTTTDEAGNTYIYPAGDLNSPPSGKMPEGGYYFDAIIRQEPIDEEALNPEDNLEEYQPISDEDLTYFENAIKDAAAKGKAVIANFGGTGLGDIALVPGPGLRYPKGIRDVQEWYISTVTRREYIHQVFAKQTEIALENLAKLNQRIGGLVDVVFVCGTDFGTQVSTFCSEKTFRELWLPYYRRINQWIHRNTRWKTFKHSCGAIEPFINAFIEAGFDILNPVQCSAAGMDPELLKSKYGDRVVFWGGGVDTQRTLPFGTPREVRDQVLRRCEIFSKNGGFVFNAIHNVQANTPIANIVAMIDAVHEFNGDR